One Candidatus Nitrososphaera evergladensis SR1 genomic window, TCTATTGCAATTGCCACCGCGCAATATGTTTTCAATTGCCAACTGGCCAGAGACGGAATTGAACCATATGTACAGATGAACGCCGGTGTTTGTTTGTCAAATGCATTGTTAGATCTGTGCTTGACAGTGGATATTGTTCCATTTTTGAGATGACTTGTGAGCATTTTTCATAATACCATCATGTATCACAAAATACATAAATTTACATAAATGTGATTTCTTGAAATCATTTATTTATATTTCATCGACGAGATTAGAAGAAACAGGCTTATATCATTCGCAAGAATGAAAATTCTCGAGATATGGTGGAACAGGAAGAATATGCTGAACGTCCTGTGCCGGAGCACGCGCGGCTTGGATTTATGAAACCTACGCTGGTGTGGGCCGGATTTACCTACGCATACATCTGCATCTTTATCGGGAGCCAGATAATGGGCGGCCTGGGAGCCCCGATGGGCTATGTCGCAATCATCGCCGGTCAGGTCTTCCTGTTCGGCTACGCCGGGCTCATCGCGCATAAAAGCTCAAAGCTTGGACTAAACTTTCCAATGATGTGCAAGGCCGCGTTTGGACGGTACGCATATGCGCTGCCCGTCCTGATGATTGCCGGCCTTGTCACCGGCTGGTACGCGTTCCAGGCATGGCTTGCCGCCGACCTGATGGTCGGCCTGTACGGCGGCCAGTCGTTCAACGCCGGGACAGGAAGCGGGGTACTTCCCGGGATATTGGGGACCACCGGCTTTTGGGCGGGCGTCTTTGCGATAGTGTTTGGCATGTTTGCAGTCTATGGGGTCAGGGCCATGGCGTGGATGGGCTGGTTTGCGGTCATCTCTGTGACCGCGCTTGCCGGCTGGATGATCTACTCCATCGTGAGCGTAGTGGGCGTGGAAACGGGCGGCAACCTCTTCAGCTCGCAGCCCATAGGCGAACCATGGACGTTTGCGATGGGCTTTACCGCCTCGGTGGGGACATTCATCGTGAGCGCGACAATGACGGGCGACTTTAACCGGTGGACAAAAAGCGTCAAGCAGTCCTGGGGCGTCATCGCAGTGGCCTTTCTGGCTGCCAACATGCTCATGCTCATGACGGGCGGCATATTCACCGCAGTCGCAGGCAAGCTGGACTTTTTCTTTGGCCTTGGAACCCTTGCGCTTGGCATACCAATAATGATAATCCAGTGGGCAAGCAACGGCTCTACGTGTGACGGGTGCATGTACAACGCTACGCAGGGCTTCAAGAACGTGGTGTACTACATCTCTGGCAAGCGCCTCAACTTTTCGTGGAAAAAGATGGCGATAATAGTAATGATTGCCGGAACAGCAGTCGCTGCGGCAAACCTGCTCACCAGCATCGTGCCGTGGCTCTTGCTCCTCGGGTCGGTCGTCCCCTTGGTGGGCGGGATACTTATCGGCCACTTTTGGATAGTTGCGCGCAAGTGCACGCCGGACGAGCTGCTGGCAGCAGGTGACAAAAAGATAAACGGGCCGGCAGTCACAGGGTTCCTTGCGGGCCTTGCAATAGCCATAGGCATACAGCTGGTGGCGCCGGACCTGCCTGCAGTCTTGGGTGGCCTCATTGGTGGCGTCGGCGTCTACCCGCTTGTGGCCAAGATAACAGGCTACACCAAGGGCGGCCGGCTCACGCCAAAGGGCCTCGGCACCAGCGCGTCGTACGGGGCTGCAGGCACCGCGGACCAGCCGCCTACGCCGTCTGCGCCCGGAAGTGGAGTAGCGGCAAGCGGCGGCCAAGCAAGCCCCTGCGGCAGGATTGACCGGCTGGTGGAGTTTATGACGCCGTTCTGGTCCAGTTTATCATACAGGGGAGGAGGAGGAAGTCAATTCAAATGACCAAGGAAAAAATGCCGCAGCCGCCGACCCCGAACAGGGACTTTACCTCCGCAGCGAGAGAAGAGGTGTTGAAGAGGGTCGAAAAGGACTACGAGGAGTTCAAGAAGACTAAAACCTTCAAGTTCCCGGCATGGCTGTACGGCCCCCCGCGGGGCAAGCTGTTCAAGGTGGAGGTAGAAGACTGCCCGCGCTTTGGCGACAAGGCATGGGTCGAATTTGACTCGGCGCGCACGGCGTTTGTCAGCATCGACATGCAGATCGACTTTTGCGGGCCAAAGGGCTACGTGGACGTGATGGGCTACGACCTCGGGCTGACGTCTGCCCCGATAAAGCCAATACACTACGTGCTCCACAACATCCGCAACGGGACGGACATCAAGGTGATACACACACGCGAGGGCCACCTGCCGGACCTCTCTGACGCGCCGTACAACAAGGTGCTGCGAAGCAAGATAATAGGAGACGGCGTCGGGATTGGCGATATTCCAAAAGGCGGCCTCGGCAGGCTCCTTACGCGGGGCGAAAAGAACTGGGACATCATCGACGATCTCTATCCTATGCCGGGAGAGTACGTGATAGACAAGGCCGGCAAGGGCGCGTTTGGCCAGAGCAACATGCCGCTATTGCTAAAGAACCTCGGCATAACCCACCTGGTGATAACGGGCATCACGACGGACGTCTGCGTACACACTATCATGAGGGAGGCAAACGACTATGGCTACTGGTGCCTTTTGCTAAAGGACGGCACCGGCGCAACCGACTATGGAAACTACCAGGCGGCCATAAAGCAGATCAAGATGCAAGGCGGGGTCTTTGGCTGGGTGTCTGACTCGAAAAAGTTCATCGACGGCGTGAGGTCGGCGTTTCCGGACACAAGCTGACCGCGGGCATCTGTAAACTACGGAAAATCCGATCATGGCTATATACCTCCGGAGACAGTGAATAGGGGTTGGCCCTGCTTGAGGCAAGTGCGGCACACAAGAAAAAGACCGTGATCGGCCTTGCGCTAGTTGCCACACTCTCTGCCATAGTCCTGACGGTGCCGGATGTCCTGGGGTTTTCAATCAGCCTGCCGCTAAAGCTGACGTCGATAGTGCTCCTGTCCGTGTACGTGGTGCTCTCGTTTGAAATAGTGCACAGGACGGCAATTGCACTTGCCGGCGCCACGGCGGTAATTGCAATAATCATATCGACCGGGCTTGTTCAGGCCGGCGAGAGTTTCGAGTTCGTGACAGAGGCCATCGACTTTAACACCATCGGCCTGTTGCTTGGCATGATGATAATCGTGGCCATAATGGCCGAGACAGGCGTCTTCCAGTACCTCGCAATCAGGATGAGCAAGGCGTCAAAGGGCAACATGTGGAAGCTGCTCGTCATGATGAGCGTCTTTACGGCTGTCACCTCGATGTTCATAGACAACGTGACTACCGTGCTCCTGATGGTGCCAATAACCATCTCCATTTTCAGGATATTCCGGCTTTCCCCAGTCCCGTTCATACTCGCGCAGGTGCTTGCATCAAACGTGGGCGGGACGGCCACGCTCATAGGCGACCCTCCAAACATACTAATCGGCTCCGCCGCAAACATCGACTTTAACGCGTTCCTGTTCCACATGGGGCCCACGATAGGCGTCTCGATGGTCGCGTCGCTGTTCATGCTAAAGTTCCTCTTCCGGAAGGACCTTGCGCAAAAGCCACAGAACCTTGACGAGCTGATGGCGCAGGACGAAAAGTCGCTGATAACCGACAAGGGCGTGATGAAAAAATCAATGATAGTGCTTGCCGGCGTCATAGCGCTCTTTGTAATACATGGAAGCCTCCATGTAGAGCCGTCGCTCATTGCCCTCGGTGGCGCAGGCGTGCTGCTGGTGGCCACGCGTGCCAAGCCGGAAAAAGTGTTTCATGACGTGGACTGGGCGACTCTCATATTCTTTGCGGGGCTGTTTGTAATAATCAGTGGCGCCGAGCACGCCGGGATGATAGACCTGCTTGCAAACACAGCACTTGGCATAACGGGTGGCGAGCCTACGGTGACCTTCTTTTTGATAATATGGATGTCTGCTGTCGCCAGCGCGTTTGTGGACAACATACCCTTTGCCGCGACCATGATCCCGCTAATACACGTCTTGAACCAGAACGGAAGCATCGCCTCTGCGTTTGGCGGCTTTGAGATAAGCCCGTTGTGGTGGGCCCTTGCGCTTGGAGTGGGCCTCGGCGGGAACGGCACGCTGATAGGGTCAAGTGCGGGAGTGGTCGCCACCGGCCTTTCGGAAAAGGGCGGCAACCCGATAACCTTCAACAACTTTATGAAGATCGGGTTCCCGTTCATGATAATGACGGTGGCCGTTGGAAGCGTCGTGCTGTTTGTGGACATGATGCTCAGGATTGGTTAAAAGTTTACGTAATACGTCGTGGCAATAGTACGGGCACAACTGGGCTGGGCTGCACACATACATGAAGATTGCAAGGATATCAACAAAAGGTGGCCGT contains:
- a CDS encoding cysteine hydrolase family protein, yielding MTKEKMPQPPTPNRDFTSAAREEVLKRVEKDYEEFKKTKTFKFPAWLYGPPRGKLFKVEVEDCPRFGDKAWVEFDSARTAFVSIDMQIDFCGPKGYVDVMGYDLGLTSAPIKPIHYVLHNIRNGTDIKVIHTREGHLPDLSDAPYNKVLRSKIIGDGVGIGDIPKGGLGRLLTRGEKNWDIIDDLYPMPGEYVIDKAGKGAFGQSNMPLLLKNLGITHLVITGITTDVCVHTIMREANDYGYWCLLLKDGTGATDYGNYQAAIKQIKMQGGVFGWVSDSKKFIDGVRSAFPDTS
- a CDS encoding ArsB/NhaD family transporter, with the protein product MALLEASAAHKKKTVIGLALVATLSAIVLTVPDVLGFSISLPLKLTSIVLLSVYVVLSFEIVHRTAIALAGATAVIAIIISTGLVQAGESFEFVTEAIDFNTIGLLLGMMIIVAIMAETGVFQYLAIRMSKASKGNMWKLLVMMSVFTAVTSMFIDNVTTVLLMVPITISIFRIFRLSPVPFILAQVLASNVGGTATLIGDPPNILIGSAANIDFNAFLFHMGPTIGVSMVASLFMLKFLFRKDLAQKPQNLDELMAQDEKSLITDKGVMKKSMIVLAGVIALFVIHGSLHVEPSLIALGGAGVLLVATRAKPEKVFHDVDWATLIFFAGLFVIISGAEHAGMIDLLANTALGITGGEPTVTFFLIIWMSAVASAFVDNIPFAATMIPLIHVLNQNGSIASAFGGFEISPLWWALALGVGLGGNGTLIGSSAGVVATGLSEKGGNPITFNNFMKIGFPFMIMTVAVGSVVLFVDMMLRIG
- a CDS encoding purine-cytosine permease family protein, yielding MVEQEEYAERPVPEHARLGFMKPTLVWAGFTYAYICIFIGSQIMGGLGAPMGYVAIIAGQVFLFGYAGLIAHKSSKLGLNFPMMCKAAFGRYAYALPVLMIAGLVTGWYAFQAWLAADLMVGLYGGQSFNAGTGSGVLPGILGTTGFWAGVFAIVFGMFAVYGVRAMAWMGWFAVISVTALAGWMIYSIVSVVGVETGGNLFSSQPIGEPWTFAMGFTASVGTFIVSATMTGDFNRWTKSVKQSWGVIAVAFLAANMLMLMTGGIFTAVAGKLDFFFGLGTLALGIPIMIIQWASNGSTCDGCMYNATQGFKNVVYYISGKRLNFSWKKMAIIVMIAGTAVAAANLLTSIVPWLLLLGSVVPLVGGILIGHFWIVARKCTPDELLAAGDKKINGPAVTGFLAGLAIAIGIQLVAPDLPAVLGGLIGGVGVYPLVAKITGYTKGGRLTPKGLGTSASYGAAGTADQPPTPSAPGSGVAASGGQASPCGRIDRLVEFMTPFWSSLSYRGGGGSQFK